From the genome of Bos indicus isolate NIAB-ARS_2022 breed Sahiwal x Tharparkar chromosome 2, NIAB-ARS_B.indTharparkar_mat_pri_1.0, whole genome shotgun sequence:
GGAGGTCAAGGTCCCGGGATCAGCTTCCCAGTGAATCATGCCCTTCAAGACCCACGCACCACCAGCCCAACTCCCCAGGCTCCTTTCAGCCCCTCCCAAGTGCCACATCCTTCAGACCACAGAGCCTTTGCACAGACTATCCTTCCATTTAAACTCTCCCCGCTTTCTTATTAACATCTTGAGATCCCTGCTAAATCATTTCTtccacagggaagccctgcccagATCAGACATCCCCAATAAATGGTCTCATAAACCCAAGGAACATTTGGTTGGGCTACTTATTCCTATTTGAAAGTTTCCATTCAGTATACAATGACTAATGTCAGTCTCCCTGCTGGACTGCCAGCTCCATGTGGGCAGAGACTGGGTCTGGCTTTGCTCTCCCGTGGAGCCCCAGCACCTAGAAGATCCTCAGTCTAGTTTATTGACTGAAGAGCAATGAATTCTTTCAGATGAAGGGGATTGCACTTTGCTGGGAGAGGCTGTGGATCCTTCAGGCTCCAGGGTAAGCATGGAAGGGATGAGATTGAGCAGATGACGAGCTCTCCGCAAAGTGCTTGCAACACTGTAGGAACTTAATAAATGGTGGTTGTTTGTGATGAGGATGACAATGATGATGCCAAGTAGGAGGAGGATGGTGTCTTCTCACGACAGGGACAGCTTTACACCGAGAGACAGAAGCCCTTGCTGAGAGATGGGGCTCTGTTCCCTGTTCCTCCATCATGGAAGTTAGAATCTGCAAGTGAGGGCAATAGCCCCACTGAAAAGCGGGGAGACCGGGCCCAGCTGCACGCTGGCCTCCAGCGGGGATGAGGGCTTTGAGCTTCTAGGCCAGCAGCTGCCTCCTCCGTGACCAGGTTAAGGAGGGACCCAGTGTTTATGGATTCCTCCCGTGGGCACGGCGCCCTGCAAAGAGCTTTCCACATTTCACTTCCTTTTCATCTGATCCCAAACTCTGAAAAGTAGGCCTAATTATCCCCCATTAGTGATGAtgcagcagaggatgggatgcctagatagtatcaccgactcaatggacatgaatctgagcagaccccggaagacagtgaaaaacagaggagcctggcgtgctgcagtccacggggtcgcaaagagctggactcgacgtggcgactgaacagcaacagcacagatgatgaaactgagctCGGGTGGTGATGGAACCGGCCAAGGTCACGCAGCCTGAAGGTGGTGGAGCTTAGGTGAACACTCAAGTCCCTGTCTCAGTCATGCAGAGATCCAGAGCTTTCAGCTACATTGTGCTGCTCGTGAGAAAACCATAAAACCAACCACAGTTCCTGAATGCCTAAACGTCTCCTCCCAAACGTCCCCACTTCCAACCTCAGCTGGGGACACCGCCTCCTGGAAGCCTGCCTGCATTTCCCTGCCTGACTCTGGCCCCACAGTCCTCAGGTTTCTGCCGCAGGTGCACTCTGGCAGAGCTCACAGGGGCCCCATCCTGGTCAGGCCAGGACTCAAAATGGCTCAATAAAGGGACTGTCTCAGAAACTCGGCCCTTCCTGGGAAACACCCTTTATGCTGCTGGAGGAAGAGCTGTGGGGCAAACCTCCCCAGGAATCAAAGCTAATTTTCAGTTATTTAGGAGGTAGCTCCCCTGTGACTCACTGTTTGGGATATAATGACCCAGGCCAGGAGCCTGGGCTGCCAGGAGCGCCCTCGTTAAACTcaaaagacaaaaggagagggggacgccccctcccccaccggAGACGGTGACTCCGCACAGCCGGGTGACCCTGGCCAAGGGGATTCACCTCTCTGGCTCCTTTCCTCCCAAGTCTTCTCCCAGTGGGTGAGCACAGCCCAGCATGGAAAGGGTTCCAGGAGAAGTCCTGAGCAGGAAAtgggaggggctggaggcagggccGCAGCAGAATGTATGTCAGTGCTTACCCAGCTTTACTGTCCAGGGTTAAAAAATCTTTAATCCCAAATCACCGCCCGAGATCCCTGCcaccagccctccccaccccaccgcaAGGTGACACCTCCCCAGGGACTCTATCCCGGATGGGATAGGGAATATCGAGTTGGGCCAGGGAATTCGAGTTGGGAGTCCTCCCCATCTGCGGGCTGAGGCCCAGCCTTCTCCCCAGGAAAGGATGCTGAAGCCAGACCCTCAGTGAGCTCCTGAAGGGGAGGCCCGACACAGGTGGCTCAGCTCGAGGCTACAGGATGGTTTTTACTGTGGACCCTTGGCCACTCTCCCTTTCATGGACCctctcctcattaaaaaaaaaaaaaaacgaaattGGAAAGCAGATGCTGTGACTACAGTGGTATGAAGCTAAATATAACCCAAGCTGGATTATATTCACTCTGACTTCAAAGATGAGAGAAAATTTTGAGGGCccctttccctggtggttcagatggtaaagaatccacctgcaatgcaggaaagccgggttcaatccctggatggggaagatcccctggagaaggaaatggcaacgcattttattattcttgcctggagaatttcatgaacagaggaacctggtgggctacagtccatggggtcacgaaggagttggacaccactgagcaaccaacactttcacttttttcaaagaTATCACAGGTGCCCGGCAGCCTGCCTACTGTTGGTATTGCCTCCTGTAAGCCCTTTGAACTGTCCGGGCCCCCGTTCTGGCTCACCAGCTACTTAGGCGTGTGTCTCAGTttgctcctctgtaaaatgggaatgatcacCATGACCGAGTAATGAGGCTGTTTGAAGGTTCCTGGAGATCCTGCTGGAGAAGAGCTTGGCATGGTCCTGCCGTAAACAGTGGTGCGGGGACTGCTGAGCTGGCTATGAGTGTTCCTTCTTTCCCATGAAGGAGATGGCTTCTATCCTCATAATAGGAACAGGAAAAACCGAAATTCCTCACAAGGAAATGTAACAAATGGCGGAAACGGGACTCCAGGGGCACAGACCAAGCAGCTCCCAGACCCCGGACACTGATGGAAGTGGCCGATCTGGTTATCCCAGCAGACCAGGAACATGGAAGGCAGGGGGAAGTCACAGGCCAGGTCCCGGCATCTTGTGTCCGATTCTGCCTGAGTGGACTCCAGCCAGCAAACGAGGCCATGGTGAGGCTGAGGCTGGTGGGACCCCGACATTTCTGATCACAGCAGAGCTGGGTCCCCTCCTCTGTCCTGCTGACCTCCAGCCACACTCTGAAGCCCAGCCTCCACATGCTGACCTGACTCCGGGGACAGCAGTCTCAGAGCCACGCCGAAGTAGGAAGCTGCTGTCTCCGCCGTGCAGGCCCCAAGAGGACATCAAAAGGATGGAAGCTTCCAGTCCCTGCAGGAATGTGGGTTTTCCAGCTGACTCAGACTGAGCCTGTTTCTACAGGAGCCACGCTACACCACCGCTCAAGGGTTTTGGGGAGACAGAGTTCACAACCGGGAGGATTTTCGCTACCCGTCAAGCAACCAGTAGCACACCtaagaaagaacaagaaagataAACCCCCGAGCCCAGCTGGCTCAGCTCCCAGCCTTGGACTCTAGGTTCTTGGCGCCCAGAGCCTTGTCATTTAGCCAAGTTACAGGCCCTGTCGGGGTCCAACGGGGGCTGGTTGAGGGGCAGGGCGGGGAGTCAGAGCCAAGCTGAAGTAGCCAGTGGCGTGGACACAGGCCAGGCTCACCCCTGCTGCTCCCAGGACATCTGAGTtcagcctctctgagtctcaggagCAGCGTCCGTAAAATGAGGGTGAGAAAAAGACCCCACGAAGGAAAAGCCCCTGACACGGCCCAGGCTCCCAGCTCCACGGAGGGGCGAGCGCAGGGATTCTGCGGCAGAGGGCAGTGATGGGAAGGGCGGGAAGGAGAAGGCCCAGAGGCTGGCTCCACCGCCTGGCTCTGGAAGCAGAGCTGTgggccccagcctggcccctcccCTGGGACTTGGCCAGAGTGTCAGAGCTGGAAGCATCGTTGCATCACTGGGTGCTCAGGGGTTAATGATGGGGAGTGGACAGGACCCGGGTATTTAACTAATCGGGGAGGTGCCTGGAGATCAGAGGTGCCCCTTCTGGCTTCCGTCTCCGTCTCCCACAGCCCAGCTTCTctgccccctgctcccctccccgccccccaggaTGAAGCGACCCCCTCTTCTGACCTTCCTATGCCTTCTGGGTAAGTGACCCTCATGCCTGCACTCCTGCTCTGCCCCGGATGGGAATACTCCGGGGGGCTCCTGAGCCAGGCCCCCGGGAGGGTGTCATCGGTCACCCTGAGGCCAGTGCTGGCCCAAGAACTGGCCAGTGGAGAGGGGGCCAGGGGACACGGCTGCAGCCTGGACGGCCTGGGGGACAAGGGAGTGGGGCCGGCAGGGGCCCCCGACAGCTGCTGCCGCCCGCGCTCCACCCCCGACCTGAGTGTCCGTTTCTGCCTTTAACCTGCCGGGTGGGCGGGCCCCCACTGATGCAGCCGCAGGACCCAGAGGAACTAGGGAAGTCCAGGTAGTCAGGAAGTTTATCCAGCGACATCTGATGGGACCCAGTGCGGACAGAGTGCTCCTGGGGGTCGGCGGTGGCGGCTGACACCAGGGGAGAGGATCAGGAAACTGGGATGGGAGCCTAGAGGATGAGCCGGGGGCGGGGGAGTTCTGGGAGACGGTGGAAGGAGAGCAGGGGTGGGAGGTCGGGTGGGGACACGATGCAGGTGAGGACCAGGAGACCAAGGTGCAGTGGCGTCACAGGAACAGCACTACTGACTGgcattgttgctcagttgctcagtctttgcgaccccatggaccacagcacgccaggcctccctgtccatcaccaactcccggagtttgctcaaactcatgtccactgagtctgcgatgccgtccagccatctcctctgtcGTCTCTGTCGTATTACTGATTAGCACTCTTATCGTCGGGAGTGAGGTGCTTGGGGAGGTGGAGGTTCCCGAGACGATCCGAGAGATGCCTGCACTCAGATGTGGGGACTGCAGTTGGCCACAGAGGGTGGGGCCCCGAGGGAGCTGACGCCCTCCCCCCTCCGTCCCCGCAGCGGCCCTGGCCGGCGGGAACCTGGTCCAGTTTGGGGTGATGATCGAGAGGATGACGGGGAAGCCCGCGCTGCAGTACAACGACTACGGCTGCTACTGCGGTGTCGGTGGCTCCCACTGGCCGGTGGACAAGACAGACTGGTGAGCAGGCGGCCCAGCCGCCGTCCTGCCTGGAGGATGGAGGCGCCAGGGGGAGCATCCTGCGGGGAGCTGGGGGTACCGAGGAAGCTGAGGCATGACCACCACACTTGCGAGCCCCTTTGGGCCTTAAGCCCGCCAGGTGGCCCCCAGTCCAGCCCAGCTGGGCTCACAGGCGCCTTCAGGCCGTCCACGACCTTCACAGGTGCTGCCATGCCCACGACTGCTGCTATGGGCGCCTGGAGAAGCTGGGCTGTGAACCCAAAATGGAAAGGTACCTCTTCTCAGCCACCAGGCACAGCATCTTCTGTGGTGAGTGAGCAGACCCGGGGGTCCCCCAGACCCCTAGAGAGGGAGGGGACTCAGCCAGGAACCCCTCTCCTGATGGAGACCCTTGAGCCTGGTCAGCTGGGCAGGAGAGGCGGGTCTTCCATCATCACAGCATCAGGGAGAGGCGTGTCCCTGCGCCCAGATGCTCCCATGGCACCCGGTCTGGAGAGCCCAGGACCCATCAGCTCCTGCCCTGGGACCCCAGGAACACCCCCCCATTCAGAGGCACCCCCCCCCAGCTCCAGCCTCTGGGGGGAGAGCAGAGGGACAGCACCGAGCCCGCCCAGAGGAGCTGTGCCCAGACAGCCCTCCCCAGGGCCTGGGCAGCCACTAGGGGCACAGCCCCAGGACAGGGCCTCGAGGGCGGAGCCCCAGACCCAGAGGCTGGAGCTCGGATGGGGGACCACAGACCCCCAAAGGCTGACCCACCACACCGGGGCGCCTCCTCGCCAGGCCCCATGCCCACTTGGACCAGTTAGCCTTCTCCtctgctccccagcctggggaaaCAGCTGGACCCGAATCAGTGTAAAGGGCTCCATGCAGCCCAGCCCCATGAAGGGAACTCACATCGGAGAACCAAAGGTTCTTCTTCCTGCCGCAAAGCCAGGAGTAGCCTGGAAGGCGGAGGGCAGGCCTGGAGCTGGAAGGACACAGCACAAGGGGGCTGGGAGGGTCAAAGAAGACTCAGATCTCTGGGGTCTgtcctgggggcggggcgggacaAGAAACAGAGCTGCGGGAGGCAGGCTGGGCTCCAAGTGTCCTGTTGCCACCGCCATCCACTCAGCAAAGTGGCTTTAGCAGGTAATGAGCTCCACGTCACGGGGAGTTCATGCAAGGCTGGGAAGCCACCTGTTGGGGACAGCACTGAGAGGGTGAGTGAAGGGAGGGGTCAGGTGAATGGGACACAGGTTCAGGGAGTCCCCTCCCCGccgtgtgactctgggcaaggaATAGAACCCctcctatttcttcatctgtaaaagggagaCCTAACCTCACACTTGCCAGCTTAGCCCAGCTCCTGGGAGCTGACATAGCTGTTAAGCCCCTGCCAAATCTGAGTTCTGGGGAAAGAGCAGGGGAGAGCAGAACCCGGATGGGAAATGAGGCTGACCTTCACGAGGGACCCTGAGGAAGCCGGACATGTCTGAGCTGGGGGATGTCTTCGTGGGGACAAAAAGGAGCCAGAGCCCCTGAGGACACACAGAGGCGATGGAGGCAAGAGGAGGCTTTGGGGCCCCTGGAGCCCACAGAGCTGATGCCCGCCCCACTCCCCAGGCTGGGTGTGGGCGCGCGTGGAGCGGGAGCCCTGAGATAAATGCTGGAAAAACGGGCTCCATCCCCGCTGAGGGAGGCAGGCGCAGGCCCCAGCTCCAGGCCCTCCGGGGCACGCCCAGGTCACCGGGATCGAGCTGCTGCCGTTCAGTAGTTTTCCTCTCTGGTTCATGGCTGCCGACACCACTAGCAATCCATTACGTGGGAGAAGGGTCGCCCAGAAACACAGCCCTCCCTGGGCTGGGACAGGTGGTCTCCCCGTGGGGAAGAAGCTTAGGGGAGTGGAGTGGGTTTGGGAGAGGAAGGGACAGCAAGGACAAATCTCCAGGCTTTCAGCATCCCTGGCCCCAGCAGGGCCTCAGCACCCTGCCCGTTCTCTCACCCAACCCTGGAGCATCCCCCCGGAGCATCCCCCTGGTGAGCGTGGGCTTCCGGGCAGAGAACGTGGACCCCAGCACGCTCCCCTGCACATGGCTGGGAGTGGCGGGCCCAAGGTTCCCAGGCCCTGACTGCCCACATCCCATCCAGCCGGCAGAACCAGCTGCCAGCGACAGACCTGCGAGTGTGACAAGAAGGCCGCGCTCTGCTTTCGCCGCAACCTGGGCACCTACAACCGCAAATACGCCCATTACCCCAACAAGCTGTGCACTGGGCCCACCCCGCCCTGCTAAGGGTGCACTCTGCCTCCCGCTGAGGCCTCCAGCTGCCGGGGCCCCAGGCCTCGGGAGGGTTAGCACCAAAGGCTCTCCCGCCAGAAAACTCCTTTCCCGTAAGCCCATCCTTCCCTGAGAGGCCCCAGACTCAGCCCTGGACCGTCCCTGGCCTCCCTGGCCACAGCGCCCTCAAAAAGAGCCACACCGGGGGCAGGGGGCTCCTGAAACACCCGGAAGATTCCACAACCCGTCCCCTGGGATCTCAGTCCCCTCTTCTGATATGTGAATACTGTTCGCCCAGGATTCTAACACTGGCCCTCAGATTGTGTCGCAGGGTTCATCAGTCTCCGGTTTCACTCACGCCTTTGTTTCTCGAGCACCCAGAAATGTGCTA
Proteins encoded in this window:
- the PLA2G2E gene encoding group IIE secretory phospholipase A2 — protein: MKRPPLLTFLCLLAALAGGNLVQFGVMIERMTGKPALQYNDYGCYCGVGGSHWPVDKTDWCCHAHDCCYGRLEKLGCEPKMERYLFSATRHSIFCAGRTSCQRQTCECDKKAALCFRRNLGTYNRKYAHYPNKLCTGPTPPC